Proteins encoded by one window of Waddliaceae bacterium:
- the mreD gene encoding rod shape-determining protein MreD — MAVNGEKNYIVHMSIIGFIALLISPALFPSLRLTFFAPFLVYMCYKAPKVSALWAAVICGIVVDIFAAHTAFGVHALNYTITTWFLYKKRNLFAKESILMLPIMTAVFSLCSTTLQAFLLNVFGEGLAITLHLILADFFVMSIYDGIYAFALFVPMLAYLRRKPSSKTPFVRRPQ, encoded by the coding sequence ATGGCCGTCAATGGTGAAAAGAACTATATCGTCCACATGTCTATCATAGGGTTTATTGCCCTTTTGATATCTCCTGCATTGTTTCCTTCATTACGTCTAACATTCTTCGCACCGTTCCTTGTATATATGTGTTATAAAGCCCCTAAAGTATCAGCTCTGTGGGCTGCTGTGATATGCGGCATCGTCGTCGATATCTTCGCAGCACATACCGCCTTCGGCGTCCATGCTCTGAACTATACGATAACAACGTGGTTTCTATATAAAAAGCGTAATCTCTTCGCCAAAGAATCGATATTAATGCTTCCCATCATGACGGCGGTGTTTTCCCTATGTTCGACGACACTACAAGCCTTCCTACTCAACGTCTTCGGCGAAGGTCTTGCAATAACACTACATCTTATTCTTGCTGACTTTTTTGTTATGAGCATATATGATGGAATATATGCTTTCGCGCTGTTCGTTCCAATGCTAGCATACCTACGAAGAAAGCCTAGCAGCAAAACACCATTCGTCCGGCGTCCGCAATAA
- a CDS encoding polyprenyl synthetase family protein, whose amino-acid sequence MIEEYITTAIADIDKRLDELVDDDSTVVVAAQYSLLAPSKRLRPIITIATAEALGVPRSKALDAACALEMIHTYSLIHDDLPCMDDDDIRRGKPSLHKAYDEGTAVLAGDYLLTYAFEVIAKASDLSPQQKISLVEVLSRNSGASGMIGGQALDIAAEGHDIDIAALKTIHSKKTAALIAAAAHFGAIIGDASEEITKALTTFATTIGLAFQVVDDILDITTTTEQLGKPAHSDTEKNKATYPSLLGVEEAQRLALSLYDEAIAVLETIPLDTSILAAVADKLVKRNF is encoded by the coding sequence ATGATAGAAGAATATATTACTACCGCCATTGCCGACATTGATAAACGCCTTGACGAGCTCGTCGATGACGACAGCACCGTCGTCGTTGCAGCGCAGTATTCGTTATTGGCTCCTAGCAAGCGTCTGCGGCCTATTATCACCATAGCCACTGCAGAGGCCCTAGGCGTTCCCCGCAGCAAAGCCCTCGACGCCGCTTGTGCCCTTGAGATGATACACACATATTCTCTAATCCACGACGATCTCCCCTGCATGGACGACGACGATATCCGTCGCGGCAAGCCTTCGCTACATAAAGCCTACGACGAAGGCACGGCCGTCCTTGCTGGCGACTATCTTCTAACCTACGCCTTCGAAGTCATAGCGAAAGCTTCAGATCTCTCTCCGCAGCAGAAAATTTCTCTCGTAGAGGTTCTATCAAGGAACTCTGGGGCTTCGGGGATGATAGGAGGGCAGGCTCTCGACATCGCCGCCGAAGGCCACGACATCGATATCGCTGCCTTGAAGACAATACATTCCAAGAAAACCGCTGCTCTCATCGCAGCAGCGGCGCATTTCGGTGCCATCATCGGTGACGCTTCCGAAGAGATAACAAAAGCCCTAACGACCTTCGCTACGACGATAGGTCTCGCCTTCCAGGTCGTCGACGATATCCTCGACATAACGACGACGACAGAACAGCTCGGCAAACCTGCACACTCCGATACAGAGAAAAATAAGGCGACGTACCCTTCACTGCTCGGCGTCGAGGAGGCACAAAGACTAGCGCTGTCGCTATACGACGAGGCCATCGCCGTCCTCGAAACGATACCTCTCGATACTTCAATCCTTGCAGCAGTGGCCGACAAGCTTGTAAAGCGTAATTTTTAA